The following are from one region of the Candidatus Eisenbacteria bacterium genome:
- a CDS encoding 3-isopropylmalate dehydrogenase, with protein sequence DAILLGAIGHPDVKPGILEKGILLRLRFELDLYVNLRPVKLYPGVETPLKDKGPEHIDFVVVRENTEGLYAGAGGSLKRGTADEVAVQESINTRKGVERCLRYAFDYTRKRNRRKTLTLCGKTNVLTYAFDLWERAFHEVGQADYPDVKRDYAHVDATCMWMVKNPEWFDVIVTDNMFGDIITDLGAMIQGGMGIAAGGNINPETVSMFEPIGGSAPKYTGQGVINPMAAIAACQMMLAHLGEQEAAARVDAAIAHVVAKKLTSMQAGKMGYTTHQVGDLVADATATL encoded by the coding sequence TCGATGCGATCCTGCTCGGCGCGATCGGCCATCCCGACGTGAAGCCGGGCATCCTCGAGAAGGGGATCCTCCTGCGGCTGCGCTTCGAGCTCGATCTCTACGTGAATCTACGGCCGGTGAAGCTCTATCCCGGGGTCGAGACGCCGCTGAAGGACAAGGGGCCCGAGCACATCGACTTCGTGGTCGTGCGCGAGAACACCGAGGGCCTCTACGCCGGCGCCGGCGGGTCGCTGAAGCGCGGCACGGCCGACGAGGTCGCGGTGCAGGAGTCGATCAACACGCGGAAGGGCGTCGAGCGTTGTCTCCGTTACGCGTTCGACTACACGCGCAAGCGTAATCGCCGAAAGACGCTCACGCTCTGCGGCAAGACCAACGTGCTGACCTACGCCTTCGACCTCTGGGAACGCGCCTTCCACGAGGTCGGCCAGGCCGACTACCCCGACGTCAAGCGCGACTACGCCCACGTCGACGCGACCTGCATGTGGATGGTGAAGAACCCGGAGTGGTTCGACGTCATCGTCACCGACAACATGTTCGGCGACATCATCACCGACCTCGGCGCGATGATTCAGGGCGGCATGGGCATCGCCGCCGGCGGCAACATCAATCCCGAGACGGTCTCGATGTTCGAGCCGATCGGCGGCTCGGCGCCGAAGTACACCGGCCAGGGCGTGATCAACCCGATGGCGGCGATCGCCGCCTGCCAGATGATGCTCGCCCACCTCGGCGAGCAGGAGGCGGCCGCGCGCGTCGACGCGGCGATCGCGCACGTGGTCGCGAAGAAGCTCACGTCGATGCAAGCCGGCAAGATGGGCTACACGACCCACCAGGTGGGCGACCTGGTCGCCGACGCGACGGCGACGCTCTAG
- a CDS encoding M23 family metallopeptidase, with product MREHGSQLLRTIRTNWKLTVIICGTTLGLGGASYELAVQRSAALQDAAWLRQRLTEKRALVRALQADMVAVEQAAQRVSQMASIARDHNVQVRRMAQLEEPRDVQYTPARLAALDYATANRSEDAGRALAQLAFLEEQLAATTDSLSLMMVLSRSPRPCPPAATEKPARSGIVQASLRSDLPTTGVIPSGWPVRGEVSSPFGWRDSPYGRGSQRHMGIDIRAGYGEPVAASAGGVVVFAGRDAGGYGTTVVIDHGQDVKTLYGHLSGVYVHEGQRVARGTTVGAVGNSGRSTGVHLHYEVRVGNVPVDPMLYVNGTGVQQVAFASRSRQSR from the coding sequence ATGCGAGAGCACGGATCGCAGCTACTCCGGACGATCAGGACGAACTGGAAGCTCACCGTCATCATCTGCGGAACGACCCTCGGCCTGGGCGGGGCCAGCTATGAGCTTGCCGTGCAGAGGAGCGCGGCGCTCCAGGACGCGGCCTGGCTCCGCCAGCGCCTGACCGAGAAGCGGGCGCTCGTGCGCGCGCTGCAGGCGGACATGGTGGCCGTCGAGCAGGCGGCCCAGCGCGTGAGCCAGATGGCGAGCATCGCGCGCGATCACAACGTGCAGGTGCGTCGCATGGCGCAGCTCGAAGAGCCGCGCGACGTCCAGTACACGCCGGCGCGCCTCGCGGCGCTCGACTACGCGACCGCGAACCGTTCGGAAGATGCCGGACGCGCGCTCGCACAGCTCGCGTTCCTGGAGGAGCAGCTCGCCGCGACGACCGACTCGCTCTCGTTGATGATGGTCCTCTCGCGCTCGCCGCGGCCGTGCCCGCCGGCGGCAACCGAGAAACCGGCGAGGAGCGGCATCGTGCAGGCGTCGCTCCGGTCCGATCTGCCCACGACCGGCGTCATTCCGTCCGGATGGCCCGTCCGCGGCGAGGTCAGCTCGCCCTTCGGCTGGCGCGACTCGCCGTACGGGCGCGGCTCGCAGCGCCACATGGGGATCGACATCCGCGCCGGCTACGGCGAGCCGGTGGCCGCCAGCGCCGGCGGCGTCGTCGTGTTCGCGGGACGCGATGCGGGCGGCTACGGCACGACCGTCGTCATCGACCACGGCCAGGACGTGAAGACGCTCTACGGGCATCTCTCGGGCGTGTACGTGCACGAGGGACAGCGCGTGGCGCGCGGCACGACCGTCGGCGCCGTCGGCAACAGCGGTCGTTCGACCGGCGTGCACCTGCACTACGAGGTGCGCGTGGGCAACGTCCCCGTCGACCCGATGCTGTACGTCAACGGCACCGGCGTGCAGCAGGTCGCGTTCGCGTCGCGCTCGCGCCAATCGCGTTGA
- the recN gene encoding DNA repair protein RecN, producing MLRTLRVSDLAIIDEIELLFEPGFNVLTGETGAGKSILLHALDVTLGGRPDADLVRGGAEEAVVEALFTEVPMAAWEQLDEAGIRRSNNDELVIRRVIAAGGRSRAYVNGSLANLALLREIAPRLIRVYGQDEHQALRRVEGHREMLDAVGGLGSTIEEMRRRYVRFMTAKHALDERRAVQQASIERAELLRFQLEELTGANLQPGEEDLVAADRGKLLHAEKLATLVNSAEASLYSGDSAAVESIGRALTIIREAERIDAGLAGPRVLLESCLAELEEASGALSRYSRTLRPDPAKLDMLEERLAELARLKRKFGGTIEDLVKRRDELRRDLNAAEAGDEALHGLVAEVEAAEKDALAWAKRLAVDRRRVAHSLERSVATELHALALEGARFQVRFADGDDRPLSATGWDEVEFYLAANPGEELRPLARVASGGELSRIMLALKTLTAAEERSASLIFDEVDAGVGGAVAEVIGRKLRQLGVRRQVLSVTHLPVIAAFADHHIGVTKHQQSGRTVSSARPLSNTERVAELARMLGGQLTREAREHAEQLLRLTASKGGRAAAASA from the coding sequence ATGCTGCGCACGCTGCGCGTCTCTGACCTCGCCATCATCGACGAGATCGAGCTCCTGTTCGAGCCCGGCTTCAACGTGCTCACGGGAGAGACGGGCGCCGGCAAGTCGATCCTGCTGCACGCGCTCGACGTGACGCTCGGCGGGCGGCCCGACGCCGACCTCGTCCGCGGCGGCGCCGAGGAGGCGGTGGTCGAGGCGCTCTTCACCGAGGTCCCGATGGCGGCGTGGGAGCAGCTCGACGAAGCCGGCATCCGGCGCTCGAACAACGACGAGCTGGTGATCCGGCGGGTGATCGCGGCGGGCGGGCGGAGCCGCGCCTACGTGAACGGCTCGCTCGCGAACCTGGCGCTCCTGCGCGAGATCGCGCCGCGGCTGATCCGGGTCTACGGCCAGGACGAGCACCAGGCGCTCCGCCGCGTGGAGGGGCATCGCGAGATGCTCGACGCCGTCGGCGGCCTCGGCAGCACGATCGAAGAGATGCGCCGCCGCTACGTGCGCTTCATGACCGCGAAGCACGCGCTCGACGAGCGCCGCGCCGTGCAGCAGGCGTCGATCGAGCGGGCCGAGCTGCTGCGCTTCCAGTTGGAGGAGCTGACGGGCGCGAACCTGCAGCCGGGCGAGGAGGACCTCGTCGCGGCCGATCGCGGCAAGCTCCTGCACGCCGAGAAGCTCGCGACGCTCGTGAATTCCGCCGAGGCGAGCCTCTACTCTGGCGACAGCGCCGCCGTCGAGTCGATCGGCCGTGCCCTCACGATCATCCGCGAGGCCGAGCGCATCGACGCGGGTCTCGCCGGCCCGCGCGTCCTGCTGGAATCGTGTCTCGCCGAGCTGGAGGAGGCGAGCGGGGCGCTCTCGCGCTACTCGCGCACGCTGCGCCCCGATCCGGCGAAGCTGGACATGCTGGAGGAGCGCCTGGCCGAGCTCGCGCGCTTGAAGCGCAAGTTCGGCGGCACGATCGAGGACCTGGTGAAACGCCGCGACGAGCTGCGCCGCGACCTCAATGCGGCGGAGGCGGGCGACGAAGCGCTCCACGGTCTCGTCGCGGAGGTCGAGGCGGCCGAGAAGGACGCCCTCGCGTGGGCGAAGCGCCTGGCGGTCGACCGGCGGCGTGTCGCGCATTCGCTCGAGCGCTCGGTCGCGACCGAGCTGCACGCGCTGGCGCTCGAGGGGGCACGGTTCCAGGTACGCTTCGCGGACGGCGACGATCGACCCCTCTCGGCGACCGGCTGGGACGAGGTCGAGTTCTACCTGGCGGCCAATCCCGGCGAGGAGCTGCGGCCGCTCGCGCGCGTCGCGTCGGGCGGCGAACTGTCGCGCATCATGCTCGCGCTCAAGACCCTGACGGCAGCCGAGGAGCGGAGCGCGTCGCTCATCTTCGACGAGGTCGACGCGGGCGTCGGCGGCGCGGTGGCGGAGGTCATCGGCCGCAAGCTCCGGCAGCTCGGCGTGCGGCGGCAGGTCCTGTCGGTGACACACCTGCCGGTCATCGCCGCCTTCGCCGACCATCACATCGGCGTCACCAAGCATCAGCAGAGCGGCCGCACCGTCTCGTCGGCGCGCCCGCTGTCGAACACCGAACGAGTCGCGGAGCTCGCGCGCATGCTGGGTGGCCAGCTGACGCGCGAGGCGCGCGAGCATGCCGAGCAGCTGCTCCGGCTCACGGCCTCCAAGGGAGGTCGCGCCGCGGCGGCGTCGGCGTGA
- a CDS encoding NAD(+)/NADH kinase, whose product MGRIRTVGLVVKRGRPRAARLAARMMAMLRRRRIKVLLDVDARMKGAPALAKAALARHCDLIVVLGGDGTLLSIARHADARTPILGVNMGELGFLTEVVESEALRMLGRVLAGDYELDRRLTLNASLEHGGRTVRKFRVLNDVVISNGSLARIVEFSVLVDDQPLASYRADGLIVATPTGSTAYSLSAGGPVVEPTVQALLVSPISPHTLSNRPVVLRPEAVVRIVVAEKEKDAILTIDGQETMALAGHDVIVVRRGRSAVSLVRSPDRTYYDVLRSKLGWGARQGGEHAAHAARL is encoded by the coding sequence ATGGGGCGCATCCGGACGGTCGGTCTCGTGGTGAAGCGCGGCCGGCCGCGCGCCGCGCGACTGGCCGCGCGCATGATGGCGATGCTGCGCCGGCGCCGGATCAAGGTCCTGCTCGACGTCGACGCGCGGATGAAGGGCGCTCCCGCCCTCGCCAAGGCGGCGCTGGCCCGCCACTGCGACCTCATCGTCGTCCTCGGGGGCGACGGCACGCTGCTCTCGATCGCCCGCCACGCCGACGCGCGGACACCCATCCTGGGCGTCAACATGGGTGAGCTCGGCTTCCTGACCGAGGTCGTCGAGTCCGAGGCCCTGCGCATGCTGGGGCGCGTCCTGGCGGGCGACTACGAGCTCGACCGCCGGTTGACCCTCAACGCCTCGCTCGAGCACGGCGGCCGGACGGTGCGGAAGTTCCGGGTCCTGAACGACGTCGTCATCTCGAACGGCAGCCTCGCCCGCATCGTCGAGTTCAGCGTGCTGGTCGACGACCAGCCCCTCGCGAGCTACCGCGCCGACGGCCTCATCGTGGCGACGCCGACCGGGTCGACCGCCTACTCGCTCTCGGCGGGGGGGCCCGTGGTCGAGCCGACCGTCCAGGCCTTGCTCGTCTCCCCCATTTCGCCGCATACGCTTTCGAACCGTCCCGTGGTGCTGCGGCCGGAGGCCGTCGTGCGGATCGTGGTGGCGGAGAAGGAGAAGGACGCGATTCTCACGATCGACGGACAGGAGACCATGGCGCTCGCGGGACACGACGTCATCGTCGTGCGGCGCGGGCGCTCGGCGGTGTCGCTCGTGCGATCGCCCGATCGCACCTACTACGACGTGCTGCGCTCCAAGCTCGGTTGGGGCGCGCGACAGGGAGGCGAGCATGCTGCGCACGCTGCGCGTCTCTGA
- a CDS encoding replication-associated recombination protein A, with translation MRPRTIDEFVGQQHILGPGRLLSDLLAGGRVESLILWGPPGSGKTTLAHLLAAAAGGPSVTFSAVLQGVKELRAIVEEAEAELARTGRPTVLFVDEIHRFNKAQQDAFLPHVEAGTIVLIGATTENPSFEVIAPLLSRTRVLVLEPLTADEVGILVDRAVTDPERGLGKLGLTLDPAARAFLLERADGDARIALGTLELAARVAKAHGTPRLDLAIVEESAQQKALRYDKGGEEHYNIISAFIKSLRGGDPDAAVYWMMRMLEAGEDPLFIARRMVIFASEDVGNAEPQALQVAVAAKDAVHFVGLPEGRIPLAQAATFLATCPKSNASMKAMAAASEDVRRTGALPVPAHLRNAATPLMKNLGYGRGYAYPHDHPDAVVEQQYLPDALVKQRYYEPTDRGFERVIAERLREWRANPRGRPRR, from the coding sequence ATGCGGCCGCGGACGATCGACGAGTTCGTCGGACAGCAGCACATCCTCGGGCCGGGTCGATTGCTTTCCGATCTGCTCGCCGGCGGTCGCGTCGAGTCGCTCATCCTGTGGGGACCGCCCGGGAGCGGCAAGACGACCCTCGCACATCTGCTCGCCGCCGCGGCCGGCGGGCCGTCGGTCACCTTCTCCGCCGTGCTGCAGGGCGTGAAGGAGCTGCGCGCGATCGTCGAGGAGGCCGAGGCCGAGCTCGCCCGCACCGGCCGCCCGACCGTCCTCTTCGTCGACGAGATCCATCGCTTCAACAAGGCGCAGCAGGACGCCTTCCTGCCGCACGTCGAAGCCGGGACGATCGTGCTGATAGGCGCCACGACCGAGAACCCCTCGTTCGAGGTGATCGCCCCCCTCCTCTCGCGGACGCGCGTGCTGGTGCTGGAGCCGCTCACCGCCGACGAGGTGGGGATCCTCGTCGATCGCGCCGTGACCGACCCGGAGCGCGGCCTCGGGAAGCTCGGCCTGACGCTCGATCCGGCCGCCCGCGCCTTCCTGCTCGAGCGGGCGGACGGCGACGCACGCATCGCGCTCGGCACGCTCGAGCTCGCGGCGCGGGTCGCAAAGGCCCACGGCACGCCTCGTCTGGACCTCGCGATCGTCGAGGAGTCCGCGCAGCAGAAGGCGCTCCGCTACGACAAGGGCGGGGAGGAGCACTACAACATCATCTCCGCCTTCATCAAAAGCCTGCGCGGCGGCGACCCCGACGCTGCCGTCTACTGGATGATGCGGATGCTCGAAGCCGGCGAGGATCCGCTCTTCATCGCGCGGCGCATGGTCATCTTCGCGTCCGAGGACGTGGGCAACGCCGAGCCCCAGGCGCTGCAGGTCGCGGTCGCCGCGAAGGACGCCGTGCACTTCGTCGGCCTGCCCGAGGGACGCATTCCGCTCGCGCAGGCCGCGACCTTCCTCGCCACCTGCCCCAAGTCGAACGCCTCCATGAAGGCCATGGCGGCAGCGAGCGAGGACGTGCGGCGCACCGGCGCGCTCCCCGTGCCGGCCCACCTCCGCAACGCAGCCACCCCGCTCATGAAGAACCTCGGCTACGGGCGCGGCTACGCCTACCCCCACGACCATCCCGACGCCGTCGTCGAGCAGCAGTACCTGCCGGACGCGCTCGTGAAGCAGCGGTACTACGAGCCCACCGACCGCGGGTTCGAGCGCGTCATCGCCGAGCGCCTCCGCGAATGGCGCGCCAACCCCCGGGGCCGTCCCCGCCGCTGA
- the truA gene encoding tRNA pseudouridine(38-40) synthase TruA: protein MQLKLVVEYDGTDYLGWQLQPDGPTVQSVLEQALATALREPVRVRVAGRTDAGVHACGQVVSVPVASVPEDLRRFTLSVNALTPRDIAVRDVSVVDDAFDPRRHARSRVYEYRLLTSRTPSAFWHRYAWHHPQPLDAGAMASAAAALLGEHDFTAFCAADADPMQSTVRRVLVSEVRRDGDLLVYRIEATAFLKHMVRNVVGTLVEIGRGERPIRALGDVLAGCDRRRAGATAPPHGLTLVLVRY, encoded by the coding sequence GTGCAGCTGAAGCTCGTCGTCGAGTACGACGGGACCGACTACCTCGGCTGGCAGCTCCAGCCCGACGGCCCGACCGTGCAGTCCGTGCTCGAGCAGGCGCTCGCGACGGCCCTGCGCGAGCCGGTGCGCGTCCGCGTCGCGGGACGCACGGACGCCGGCGTGCACGCGTGCGGGCAGGTGGTGTCGGTGCCGGTGGCGAGCGTGCCCGAGGACCTGCGGCGCTTCACGCTCAGCGTGAACGCCCTCACGCCACGCGACATCGCCGTGCGCGACGTGTCGGTCGTCGACGACGCCTTCGATCCGCGCCGCCACGCACGGAGCCGCGTCTACGAGTACCGTCTCCTCACCAGCCGCACGCCGTCGGCGTTCTGGCACCGGTACGCGTGGCACCATCCGCAGCCGCTCGACGCGGGCGCGATGGCGAGCGCGGCGGCGGCGCTCCTGGGCGAGCACGACTTCACCGCGTTCTGCGCGGCCGACGCCGACCCGATGCAGTCGACCGTGCGGCGCGTGCTGGTGAGCGAGGTCCGGCGCGACGGCGATCTGCTCGTCTACCGGATCGAGGCGACCGCGTTCCTGAAGCACATGGTGCGGAACGTCGTCGGCACCCTGGTGGAGATCGGCCGGGGCGAGCGCCCGATCCGCGCGCTCGGCGACGTGCTCGCCGGATGCGATCGGCGCCGGGCCGGCGCGACGGCCCCGCCCCACGGACTCACGCTCGTGCTCGTGCGCTACTGA
- a CDS encoding class I SAM-dependent methyltransferase, with protein MGTGEAWRDATVAASFAAERAARVPESRTQIELLLRIVRGRLRGTTRVVDLACGDAVLLAALLDALPEASGTALDYSPAMLDLARDRLSRFGDRARVAAIDLRTPDWRAAAPGPVDVVVSGFAIHHLPDERKRGVYHEIFELLAKGGTFLNLEHVASATPAVEALHDDAIVAHHVAAARAAGKDVDPVAQREAYDARPDKADNILAPVWTQCEWLRAIGFVDVDVFWKWFELALFGGTKPCS; from the coding sequence ATGGGCACCGGAGAAGCCTGGCGCGACGCGACGGTGGCGGCGTCCTTCGCCGCCGAACGCGCGGCGCGTGTTCCCGAGAGCCGCACGCAGATCGAGCTGCTGCTGCGCATCGTGCGCGGGCGACTTCGCGGCACGACCCGCGTCGTCGACCTGGCCTGCGGCGACGCGGTGCTGCTGGCGGCGCTCCTGGACGCGTTGCCGGAGGCGAGCGGTACGGCGCTCGACTACTCGCCGGCCATGCTCGACCTCGCCCGCGACCGCCTCTCCCGCTTCGGCGATCGCGCCCGCGTGGCCGCGATCGATCTGCGCACGCCGGACTGGCGTGCGGCGGCGCCGGGGCCCGTCGACGTCGTCGTCTCGGGCTTCGCGATCCATCACCTGCCCGACGAGCGCAAGCGCGGCGTCTACCACGAGATCTTCGAGCTGCTCGCGAAAGGCGGAACCTTCCTCAACCTCGAGCACGTGGCGAGCGCGACGCCCGCCGTCGAGGCGCTCCACGACGACGCGATCGTCGCCCATCACGTCGCCGCGGCGCGCGCCGCCGGCAAGGACGTCGATCCCGTCGCCCAGCGCGAGGCATACGACGCCCGCCCCGACAAGGCCGACAACATCCTCGCGCCGGTGTGGACGCAATGCGAGTGGCTGCGCGCGATCGGCTTCGTCGACGTGGACGTGTTCTGGAAGTGGTTCGAGCTCGCGCTGTTCGGCGGAACGAAGCCGTGCAGCTGA
- a CDS encoding aspartate-semialdehyde dehydrogenase, with translation MAGEALTVAVVGATSLVGEELVRLLGERQVPVGDLRLLGSLRTAGRKVDEATIALVGPDAFDGVDVAFFAAGPTVAGEHVESALRAGAIVVDVSSRFRLDETVPLVVPEVNAHLLSAPIRPQLVASPSSTSVALSVVLGPLGEASGIRRVVVSTYQGAAGAGKSAVMRLSKESIDLLSGRGDHDDERRTRRAFNCIPQVGALEPGGATTHELQVVEEVRRVLERPDLAMHVTAARVPMFFGMAASIAVELEEPLSAEAALDVLRSARGILVHEDAPDTLPTPADVIGSQATHVGRVRSDPTVASGVALWVALDSIEKGAALNAVEIAEILLRGRT, from the coding sequence ATGGCAGGCGAGGCGCTCACGGTCGCGGTCGTGGGAGCCACGAGCCTCGTCGGGGAGGAGCTGGTGCGCCTGCTCGGCGAGCGCCAGGTCCCGGTCGGCGACCTGCGCCTGCTGGGCTCGCTGCGTACCGCCGGCCGCAAGGTCGACGAGGCGACGATCGCGCTCGTGGGCCCCGATGCGTTCGACGGCGTCGACGTCGCCTTCTTCGCCGCGGGGCCGACGGTTGCGGGCGAGCACGTCGAGTCGGCGCTGCGCGCGGGCGCCATCGTCGTCGACGTGTCGAGCCGCTTTCGGCTCGACGAGACCGTTCCGCTCGTCGTGCCCGAGGTGAACGCGCACCTCCTCTCGGCACCCATCCGGCCGCAACTGGTCGCGAGCCCGAGCAGCACTTCGGTGGCGCTCTCGGTCGTGCTGGGGCCGCTCGGCGAGGCCTCGGGCATCCGTCGCGTCGTCGTCTCGACCTACCAGGGCGCCGCCGGCGCCGGGAAGAGCGCCGTCATGCGGCTCTCGAAGGAGAGCATCGACCTCCTCTCCGGCCGCGGCGACCACGATGATGAGCGCCGGACGCGCCGCGCCTTCAACTGCATTCCGCAGGTGGGAGCGCTCGAGCCGGGCGGGGCCACCACACACGAGCTGCAGGTGGTCGAGGAGGTGCGGCGCGTGCTGGAGCGTCCGGACCTCGCCATGCACGTCACGGCCGCGCGCGTCCCGATGTTCTTCGGCATGGCGGCGAGCATCGCGGTCGAGCTCGAGGAGCCGCTCTCCGCGGAGGCGGCGCTCGACGTCCTGCGCAGCGCACGCGGCATCCTCGTCCACGAGGACGCGCCCGACACGCTGCCGACCCCGGCCGACGTGATCGGCTCGCAGGCGACGCACGTGGGGCGCGTGCGGAGCGACCCGACGGTCGCGAGCGGCGTCGCGCTGTGGGTCGCGCTCGACAGCATCGAGAAGGGCGCGGCTCTGAACGCGGTCGAGATCGCCGAGATCCTGCTGCGCGGGCGGACGTGA
- the leuB gene encoding 3-isopropylmalate dehydrogenase: protein MTRAVVAVFPGDGIGPEVTAEAVAVLELVAPRHGLEIRFDPGRIGGGAIDATGEPLPASELERARAADAVLLGAVGGPKWDDPKAPVRPEQGLLGLRKGLGVYANLRPVWTVPALMRSSALRPEVLDGVDLVVIRELTGGIYFGQPSERRTTAKGREAIDTCLYTEAEVARLVRAGFALARQRRKKVTSVDKANVMSTSRLWREVASEVAREHPDVTFESVLVDAMAMHLIRRPRDFDVIVTENLFGDILTDEASMLAGSMGMLPSASLAGAPEPGTRCTGLYEPIHGSAPDIAGQDKANPLAAILSGAMLLRYSLAAPAAADEIERAVGTALAAGHRTADLAGPGEHAIGCRAMGRFVRERLGGR, encoded by the coding sequence GTGACGCGAGCCGTGGTGGCCGTCTTCCCGGGCGACGGAATCGGGCCCGAGGTGACGGCCGAGGCGGTGGCGGTCCTCGAGCTCGTGGCGCCGCGTCACGGACTCGAGATCCGCTTCGATCCCGGTCGCATCGGCGGTGGCGCGATCGACGCCACCGGCGAGCCGCTCCCCGCCTCGGAGCTCGAGCGGGCGCGCGCCGCCGACGCCGTGCTGCTCGGCGCCGTCGGCGGCCCCAAGTGGGACGATCCCAAGGCGCCCGTCAGGCCGGAGCAGGGTCTTCTGGGCCTCCGCAAGGGGCTCGGCGTCTACGCAAACCTCCGCCCCGTGTGGACGGTGCCCGCGCTCATGCGCTCGTCGGCGCTCCGGCCCGAGGTGCTCGACGGCGTCGATCTCGTCGTCATCCGCGAGCTCACGGGCGGCATCTACTTCGGACAACCGAGCGAGCGGCGCACCACGGCCAAGGGTCGCGAGGCGATCGACACGTGTCTGTACACCGAGGCCGAGGTCGCGCGCCTCGTGCGCGCGGGCTTCGCGCTCGCCCGCCAGCGGCGCAAGAAGGTGACGTCGGTCGACAAGGCGAACGTGATGTCCACCTCCCGCCTGTGGCGCGAGGTCGCGAGCGAGGTCGCGCGCGAGCACCCGGACGTGACCTTCGAAAGCGTGCTCGTCGACGCAATGGCGATGCACCTGATCCGCCGCCCGCGCGACTTCGACGTCATCGTCACCGAGAACCTGTTCGGCGACATCCTGACCGACGAGGCGTCGATGCTGGCGGGCTCGATGGGCATGCTGCCGTCGGCGTCGCTCGCGGGCGCCCCGGAGCCGGGGACGCGCTGCACGGGTCTCTACGAGCCGATCCATGGCTCCGCGCCCGACATCGCGGGGCAGGACAAGGCGAACCCGCTCGCCGCGATCCTCTCGGGCGCGATGCTGCTGCGCTACTCGCTCGCCGCGCCCGCGGCCGCCGACGAGATCGAGCGCGCGGTCGGCACCGCGCTCGCCGCCGGCCACCGGACGGCCGACCTCGCCGGTCCGGGCGAGCACGCGATCGGGTGTCGCGCCATGGGGCGCTTCGTTCGCGAGCGGCTCGGAGGTCGCTGA